In Flavobacterium sp. N1736, the following are encoded in one genomic region:
- a CDS encoding NAD(P)-dependent alcohol dehydrogenase → MEAKNVKAFGTEAAEAPLKTLDIKRRGVLAHDVEIEILYCGICHSDLHSARNEWHGTIYPIVPGHEIVGRITKVGDHVKNFKVGDLAGVGCMVDSCRECEHCKKGLEQFCEPGNTLTFNSPDVHLGGQTFGGYSESIVVDENYVLHISDKLDLAGVAPLLCAGITTYSPLKHWNVGPGQKVGVVGIGGLGHMGIKLAKAMGAHVVVFTTSLSKTEDAKRLGADEVVLSTDPEQMAKFAKSLHFILDCVSAQHNIDEYLNLLKVDGNMVLVGAPMEPLPVTSFSLLMGRRSFAGSNIGGIAETQEMLDFCAEHNIIADIEVIGVNDVNNAYERLLKGDIKYRFVIDMASLK, encoded by the coding sequence ATGGAAGCAAAAAACGTAAAAGCCTTTGGTACGGAAGCTGCTGAAGCGCCATTAAAAACATTAGATATAAAACGCAGAGGTGTATTGGCACACGACGTAGAGATTGAAATTTTGTATTGCGGAATTTGCCATTCTGATTTGCATTCTGCCCGTAATGAATGGCATGGAACTATTTATCCAATTGTTCCCGGACATGAAATTGTAGGCAGAATAACAAAAGTAGGCGATCACGTAAAAAACTTTAAAGTTGGTGATTTAGCAGGAGTAGGGTGTATGGTCGATTCTTGCCGAGAATGTGAACATTGCAAAAAAGGTTTAGAGCAATTTTGCGAGCCGGGAAATACGCTAACATTCAACTCTCCGGATGTTCATTTGGGCGGGCAAACTTTTGGAGGTTATTCTGAGAGTATTGTTGTCGATGAAAATTATGTATTGCATATTTCAGACAAATTAGATCTTGCCGGAGTTGCTCCTTTACTTTGTGCAGGAATTACAACTTATTCTCCGTTAAAACACTGGAATGTTGGTCCGGGACAAAAAGTAGGCGTTGTGGGTATTGGCGGTTTAGGACATATGGGAATCAAATTAGCGAAAGCTATGGGCGCTCATGTAGTGGTTTTTACCACTTCGTTATCTAAAACCGAAGATGCAAAACGTTTGGGCGCAGATGAAGTTGTTTTGTCTACAGATCCTGAACAAATGGCAAAATTTGCTAAAAGTTTACACTTTATTTTAGATTGCGTATCGGCACAGCATAATATAGATGAATATCTAAATTTACTAAAAGTCGACGGAAATATGGTTTTGGTTGGCGCTCCAATGGAACCGCTTCCTGTAACATCATTCAGCCTTTTAATGGGAAGAAGAAGTTTCGCCGGATCAAACATTGGCGGAATTGCTGAAACTCAGGAAATGCTTGACTTTTGTGCAGAACACAATATTATTGCAGATATTGAAGTAATTGGCGTAAACGACGTAAATAACGCTTACGAAAGATTACTAAAAGGTGATATCAAATATCGCTTTGTGATTGATATGGCTTCTTTGAAATAG
- a CDS encoding cupin domain-containing protein, which produces MSTTYTTVIEEGKVPNTYMTGEVSYKKQTSNIHPENTVIKEVAFEPGARCNWHINPSLQLLIATNGIGYFQEKGQAIRLLHKDEVVTILPGVEHWYGATPFSKFSYIAIITEVDKGAGSWLASVTDEEYFSYGR; this is translated from the coding sequence ATGTCAACAACCTACACTACCGTTATCGAAGAAGGGAAAGTTCCTAACACTTATATGACTGGCGAAGTTTCGTATAAAAAACAAACCAGCAATATTCACCCAGAAAATACTGTTATAAAAGAAGTAGCTTTTGAACCTGGTGCAAGATGCAACTGGCATATTAATCCGAGTTTGCAATTGCTTATTGCGACAAATGGTATTGGTTATTTTCAGGAAAAAGGACAAGCGATAAGATTGCTTCATAAAGATGAAGTGGTTACCATTTTACCGGGCGTTGAACATTGGTATGGCGCAACACCTTTTAGCAAATTTTCATACATCGCCATAATTACAGAAGTTGATAAAGGCGCAGGAAGCTGGTTAGCAAGCGTTACTGATGAGGAATATTTTAGTTATGGGAGGTAA
- a CDS encoding DUF4142 domain-containing protein gives MKKLLLAGKVILGAGLIIIFLNSCKNETKQEDPKEVAEDANEAKFDSIDSKEDDSEFLVDQAEINLAEIEIGKLAQTKSANTEVKKFGQMLVDEHTKSASEVSALAKTKNFTLPTSLTEEGQEEYKKLNEKSGVDFDKKFADMMIDGHEKAIDKLKKASEDAKDPDIRQWASNNIAGLTAHLEHAKMLKQNLDKK, from the coding sequence ATGAAAAAGTTACTATTAGCAGGAAAAGTTATTTTAGGCGCCGGACTAATCATTATATTCTTGAATTCTTGCAAAAACGAAACTAAACAAGAAGATCCAAAAGAGGTTGCTGAAGATGCTAATGAAGCTAAATTTGACTCTATTGACAGTAAAGAAGATGATTCTGAATTTTTGGTAGATCAAGCTGAAATTAATTTGGCGGAAATCGAAATTGGAAAACTGGCACAAACTAAAAGTGCAAATACTGAAGTGAAAAAATTTGGTCAAATGCTTGTTGATGAACATACAAAATCGGCTTCTGAAGTAAGTGCATTAGCAAAAACTAAAAACTTCACTCTACCAACTTCTCTAACTGAAGAAGGTCAGGAAGAATACAAAAAACTAAACGAAAAATCAGGTGTTGATTTTGACAAAAAATTTGCTGACATGATGATCGATGGTCATGAAAAAGCAATTGATAAACTTAAAAAAGCTTCGGAAGACGCAAAAGATCCAGACATTAGACAATGGGCTTCTAATAATATTGCTGGTTTAACAGCACATTTAGAACATGCCAAAATGCTAAAACAAAATCTGGACAAAAAATAA